CGCGAGGTCGGCGCCGTACGCCCGGGCCTCCCACAGCTGGTACGACGTGACGATGAAGTCCTTGCGGAGCACCGGGATGTCCACGCGGGCGCGGACGGCCTCCAGGTCTGCCAGCGAGCCGCCGAAGCGGCGCTGTTCGGTGAGGACGGAGATGACGGCCGCGCCGCCCGCTTCGTAGTCCGCGGCCAGCCCGGCCGGGTCGGCGATCGCGGCCAGCGCGCCCTTGGAGGGGCTGGAGCGCTTGACCTCACAGATCACCTTGACGCCGTCGCCCTTGAGCGCGGCCACCCCGTCCTTGGCGGCGGGAGCCTTGGCCGCGCGCTCCTTGAGCTCGTCGAGGCTGACGCGTGCCTGCCGCTCCGCGAGGTCGGCACGGACTCCGTCGATGATCTCGTCGAGCACACTCACGCGAGCGGCCCCCTTTCAGAC
The genomic region above belongs to Streptomyces sp. CG1 and contains:
- the trpC gene encoding indole-3-glycerol phosphate synthase TrpC; translated protein: MSVLDEIIDGVRADLAERQARVSLDELKERAAKAPAAKDGVAALKGDGVKVICEVKRSSPSKGALAAIADPAGLAADYEAGGAAVISVLTEQRRFGGSLADLEAVRARVDIPVLRKDFIVTSYQLWEARAYGADLALLIVAALDQPALESLIERAVSIGLTPLVEVHDEDEVERAVDAGAKIIGVNARDLKTLEVDRTTFERVAPEIPGHIVKVAESGVRGPHDLIAYANAGADAVLVGESLVTGRDPKSAVSDLVAAGEHPALRHGRS